From the Malus domestica chromosome 17, GDT2T_hap1 genome, one window contains:
- the LOC103405372 gene encoding proteasome subunit alpha type-6, translated as MSRGSGGGYDRHITIFSPEGRLFQVEYAFKAVKAAGITSIGVRGKDSVCVVTQKKVPDKLLDQTSVTHLFPITKFVGLLATGMTADARTLVSQARNEAAEFRFKYGYEMPVDVLAKWIADKSQIYTQHAYMRPLGVVAMVLGIDEELGPQLYKCDPAGHYFGHKATSAGLKEQEAINFLEKKMKNEPSFSYDETVQTCISALQSVLQEDFKATEIEVGVVVKENPVFRVLSTEEIDEHLTAISERD; from the exons ATGAGTCGAGGAAGCGGAGGCGGATACGATCGTCACATCACGATTTTCTCACCCGAAGGTCGTCTCTTCCAAGTCG AGTATGCTTTTAAGGCTGTTAAAGCTGCTGGGATCACCTCCATTGGTGTCCGGGGAAAGGATTCAGTATGTGTTGTGACCCAGAAGAAAGTCCCG GACAAGCTTTTGGATCAGACAAGTGTCACACATCTTTTCCCCATCACTAAGTTCGTAGGGTTGCTGGCCACTGGAATGACag CTGATGCGAGGACCCTAGTTTCGCAAGCAAGGAATGAAGCAGCTGAGTTTCGTTTCAAATATGGATATGAGATGCCCGTGGATGTGTTGGCTAAATG GATTGCAGACAAATCACAAATCTACACTCAACATGCTTACATGAGGCCACTTGGAGTAG TGGCTATGGTTTTGGGCATTGATGAAGAGCTCGGACCTCAACTCTACAAGTGTGACCCAGCTGGCCATTACTTTGGTCACAAG GCTACAAGTGCTGGATTGAAAGAGCAAGAGGCCATCAATTtcttggagaagaaaatgaagaatgagCCTTCATTCTCTTACGACGAGACTGTGCAG aCTTGTATTTCTGCCCTGCAATCAGTTCTCCAAGAGGATTTCAAGGCCACCGAAATTGAG GTTGGAGTGGTGGTAAAGGAGAACCCTGTCTTCAGAGTGTTGTCTACCGAAGAGATTGATGAGCACTTGACTGCTATAAGTGAGCGAGACTAA